The following coding sequences are from one Ornithodoros turicata isolate Travis chromosome 1, ASM3712646v1, whole genome shotgun sequence window:
- the LOC135377847 gene encoding bifunctional polynucleotide phosphatase/kinase-like isoform X1 produces the protein MFTTCTLVSDDASRPNIKLAYGEELIIGRCRETRIRDRRCSKRQVKVLADFSNGTVTITQLGPNSAKVLSKLLHCGESAIIKDGDKFSLLPDGISYTVKYERPAQDAMDAHNPLRKPLPTTINKGVLSSEKDGVSTKRKSESTDYEPPCKKSAKDVSNSCDTRTEHVTEASCQFSSMRADGESGSSVRPPSKTSGVVSEFGWTRIPEHHVLLFRSEGLQHSSKIAAFDLDGTIITTKSGKVFPVDVKDWKLLYSEVRTKLKSLAEEGYKIVVITNQRGVAKGYSNEAAFMGKLEKILEHLNINAQVYVCFGLGFFRKPVPGVWRHLETEGNGNIPIDMQESFYVGDAAGRQANWEPRRKKDFSSSDRLFALNVGLRFHTPEEFFLKKSPAKFELPSFDPRNLPNLPLAEVVSSQKTVEMKVLTESEQLLKDHKEVVILVGFPASGKTHFAKHNFVSKKYVHINRDILGSWQKCVSECEKALSSGHSVVIDNTSPDVESRKRFTTVAKKFNCECRCLILNCTLEQAKHNNKFRELHLKGQEHVPVTDMVLYSYRKKFEEPRLSEGFAEILKVNFIPQFSSPDDEKLYRQFLIDK, from the exons ttAAAGTACTGGCTGATTTCAGCAACGGAACTGTTACAATCACACAGCTTGGGCCAAACTCAGCCAAAGTGCTGTCCAAACTTCTGCATTGTGGTGAAAGTGCAATCATAAAGGATGGTGACAAGTTCAGTTTACTACCTGATGGAATTTCATACACTGTGAAATACGAAAGACCAGCACAGGATGCTATGGATGCTCATAATCCCCTCAGAAAGCCCTTGCCTACAACAATAAATAAGGGAGTGCTGTCATCAGAAAAGGATGGCGTATCTACTAAACGGAAATCTGAAAGCACGGACTATGAACCTCCTTGCAAGAAGT CTGCTAAAGATGTGAGTAATAGCTGTGATACAAGGACTGAACATGTTACCGAAGCATCTTGTCAGTTCTCCAGCATGAGAGCTGACGGTGAAAGTGGTTCTAGTGTAAGACCGCCTTCAAAAACTTCTGGCGTTGTCTCAGAGTTTGGCTGGACACGTATACCTGAACATCATGTTCTACTGTTTAGATCTGAGGGGCTACAACATAGTTCTAAG ATTGCAGCATTTGATCTTGACGGGACAATTATTACAACAAAGTCGGGCAAGGTGTTTCCCGTAGATGTAAAGGACTGGAA GTTGCTATATTCTGAAGTTCGGACAAAGCTGAAAAGTCTCGCTGAGGAAGGTTACAAAATTGTTGTGATCACTAATCAAAGAGGTGTCGCCAAGGGTTACAGCAATGAGGCTGCATTTATGGGAAAGCTTGAAAAAATTCTTGAGCACCTAAATATAAACGCACAAGTGTACGTCTGCTTTGGGCTCGGTTTCTTCAGGAAACCTGTGCCTGGTGTCTGGAGACATTTAGAAACAGAAGGAAATGGAAACATTCCTATTGACATGCAAGAGTCCTTCTATGTTGGAG ATGCTGCTGGTCGACAGGCAAACTGGGAACCTAGAAGGAAAAAAGATTTTTCATCTTCTGATAGATTG TTTGCTCTCAATGTAGGACTAAGATTTCATACCCCTGAAGAATTTTTTTTGAAGAAGTCTCCAGCAAAATTTGAATTGCCATCATTTGATCCT CGCAATTTGCCAAATCTGCCCTTAGCAGAAGTTGTATCATCCCAGAAGACAGTGGAGATGAAGGTGCTCACAGAATCTGAGCAATTGCTAAAGGACCATAAAGAG GTGGTAATCCTTGTAGGATTTCCAGCAT ctgGGAAAACACACTTTGCAAAACACAATTTTGTGTCAAAGAAATATGTCCACATCAATAGG GATATACTTGGCTCCTGGCAAAAATGTGTCAGTGAGTGTGAAAAGGCACTGAGCAGTGGGCACAGTGTGGTTATAGATAACACCAGTCCTGATGTAGAAAGCCGCAAAAG GTTCACAACTGTGGCAAAGAAGTTTAATTGTGAGTGCAGATGTTTGATCTTGAACTGCACTCTTGAGCAGGCCAAGCACAACAACAAG TTTCGGGAACTGCACCTCAAAGGCCAGGAGCATGTGCCAGTTACAGACATGGTGTTGTACAGCTACAG GAAGAAGTTTGAGGAGCCACGTCTGTCAGAAGGTTTTGCTGAAATTCTGAAGGTCAACTTCATTCCACAATTTTCAAGCCCAGATGATGAAAAGTTGTATAGACAATTCCTCATTGATAAA
- the LOC135377847 gene encoding bifunctional polynucleotide phosphatase/kinase-like isoform X2: MFTTCTLVSDDASRPNIKLAYGEELIIGRCRETRIRDRRCSKRQVKVLADFSNGTVTITQLGPNSAKVLSKLLHCGESAIIKDGDKFSLLPDGISYTVKYERPAQDAMDAHNPLRKPLPTTINKGVLSSEKDGVSTKRKSESTDYEPPCKKSAKDVSNSCDTRTEHVTEASCQFSSMRADGESGSSVRPPSKTSGVVSEFGWTRIPEHHVLLFRSEGLQHSSKIAAFDLDGTIITTKSGKVFPVDVKDWKLLYSEVRTKLKSLAEEGYKIVVITNQRGVAKGYSNEAAFMGKLEKILEHLNINAQVYVCFGLGFFRKPVPGVWRHLETEGNGNIPIDMQESFYVGDAAGRQANWEPRRKKDFSSSDRLFALNVGLRFHTPEEFFLKKSPAKFELPSFDPRNLPNLPLAEVVSSQKTVEMKVLTESEQLLKDHKEVVILVGFPASGKTHFAKHNFVSKKYVHINRDILGSWQKCVSECEKALSSGHSVVIDNTSPDVESRKRFTTVAKKFNCECRCLILNCTLEQAKHNNKPY, from the exons ttAAAGTACTGGCTGATTTCAGCAACGGAACTGTTACAATCACACAGCTTGGGCCAAACTCAGCCAAAGTGCTGTCCAAACTTCTGCATTGTGGTGAAAGTGCAATCATAAAGGATGGTGACAAGTTCAGTTTACTACCTGATGGAATTTCATACACTGTGAAATACGAAAGACCAGCACAGGATGCTATGGATGCTCATAATCCCCTCAGAAAGCCCTTGCCTACAACAATAAATAAGGGAGTGCTGTCATCAGAAAAGGATGGCGTATCTACTAAACGGAAATCTGAAAGCACGGACTATGAACCTCCTTGCAAGAAGT CTGCTAAAGATGTGAGTAATAGCTGTGATACAAGGACTGAACATGTTACCGAAGCATCTTGTCAGTTCTCCAGCATGAGAGCTGACGGTGAAAGTGGTTCTAGTGTAAGACCGCCTTCAAAAACTTCTGGCGTTGTCTCAGAGTTTGGCTGGACACGTATACCTGAACATCATGTTCTACTGTTTAGATCTGAGGGGCTACAACATAGTTCTAAG ATTGCAGCATTTGATCTTGACGGGACAATTATTACAACAAAGTCGGGCAAGGTGTTTCCCGTAGATGTAAAGGACTGGAA GTTGCTATATTCTGAAGTTCGGACAAAGCTGAAAAGTCTCGCTGAGGAAGGTTACAAAATTGTTGTGATCACTAATCAAAGAGGTGTCGCCAAGGGTTACAGCAATGAGGCTGCATTTATGGGAAAGCTTGAAAAAATTCTTGAGCACCTAAATATAAACGCACAAGTGTACGTCTGCTTTGGGCTCGGTTTCTTCAGGAAACCTGTGCCTGGTGTCTGGAGACATTTAGAAACAGAAGGAAATGGAAACATTCCTATTGACATGCAAGAGTCCTTCTATGTTGGAG ATGCTGCTGGTCGACAGGCAAACTGGGAACCTAGAAGGAAAAAAGATTTTTCATCTTCTGATAGATTG TTTGCTCTCAATGTAGGACTAAGATTTCATACCCCTGAAGAATTTTTTTTGAAGAAGTCTCCAGCAAAATTTGAATTGCCATCATTTGATCCT CGCAATTTGCCAAATCTGCCCTTAGCAGAAGTTGTATCATCCCAGAAGACAGTGGAGATGAAGGTGCTCACAGAATCTGAGCAATTGCTAAAGGACCATAAAGAG GTGGTAATCCTTGTAGGATTTCCAGCAT ctgGGAAAACACACTTTGCAAAACACAATTTTGTGTCAAAGAAATATGTCCACATCAATAGG GATATACTTGGCTCCTGGCAAAAATGTGTCAGTGAGTGTGAAAAGGCACTGAGCAGTGGGCACAGTGTGGTTATAGATAACACCAGTCCTGATGTAGAAAGCCGCAAAAG GTTCACAACTGTGGCAAAGAAGTTTAATTGTGAGTGCAGATGTTTGATCTTGAACTGCACTCTTGAGCAGGCCAAGCACAACAACAAG CCCTACTGA